A stretch of DNA from Methylogaea oryzae:
GGGGGCGAGATCATCGAACACAGCCCCATGGCCGCCTTGCTCGCCAAGCTGGATACGGAAAGCTTCATACTGGACTTGTCCGAGCCCTGCGCCGAAACGCCGGCGGTGGCGGGTTATCGCCTCGAATTGCTGGACGCGCAAACCCTCGCCGCCGATGTGCCCAAGGCCATGGGGCTGAACGGCCTGTTCCAAGGGCTGGGGGCGCAAGGCGTCGGGGTGACGAGCATGCGCAACAAGGCCAATCGGCTGGAGCAGCTGTTTTTGGATTTGGTGGACGGGGAAAAACGCTAGGCTAAGGCGCCGGCGGCTCCAGCCTAGCGCCCTGCTCGGCCAGCAGCTCGCGCAGCACCGAGCGATGGCAACGCGCCTCGTCCTCGCAATAACAGCCGACGGAAAAATGGGTTTGATGGGACAGCGCGGCGAGCAGCGCGATGGCGTGGCGATTTTCCGGCGTCGCCATTTCGGACCGATACTGCTTGAAGAACGCGGCCCACTGGGCCGGCGTCTTGGCGTCCCGCGCCAATTTTATGGTCGCGGCGGCGGGAGCCAGATTGGGAAACCAAACGTCGTACCAGTTCTGCGCGGCGAACTCCGATTTCGGCACCCCGCGCGGCGGATGGCGCACGGTGCCGATGCGCATCCCCTCGCCCTCCGCCCGCTTGTCGCCAAGCCTAACGACGCGCACGACCATGGAACGCTCCTTAGCGGCTCAACTCCCGCCCGGTTTCCTGCAAATCGCGAATCTCCGCTTGCAGCATCAAACGCTGTTTTTCCATAAACAACAATTCCAACTCGCGCTTGACGCACTCGTCCTTGTCCTCCAAGGTGCTCTGGCGCTGCTGCAACTCTTCCTGCTCCACGGCCAGCTTGAGCTTTTTCACTTCATGCTCGTAACGCAGCTGCTCTTTCTGGCGGCGCGCCTCGCTGTCCATGGTTTCCCGCAAGCGGGCCTCCTCCACCTCCAGCTTTTCCCGCAACTCCTCGGCCGCTTGCTGCTCCGCCCGCCGCTCCAGCTCGCGGTTGGCACGCGCCAGCTCCAGGAGCTTTTCCTGATGCTCCAACTGCAAGCGCCGGGCCTCTTCCTCGTGGTCCAGCCGTTGCCGCAGGCGGCGGGCGGCTTCGTCCTCCTGGCGACGCTGCAGCACCAGATAATGCTCGCGCAGGCGCAGTCCGGCCGGGGTCAGGTGATCCACCGAAGTGGCGCTGTCGAAACCGGCGTCGATGCGGCAGTGGCAGCGGCAACGCACGTGATGGACGGCCAAAGCCACCTGCACCGCGTCTTCCAGCCGGCGCTCCCAAGGACCGCAGCCGTCCAGCATCCATTCGCCGCTTTCCAGCTCCCGCATCATCAGCTCCGCCTCGTCCACCAGCACCGGCTCGAACTGGGTGCGGATGAAACGGCTGACGTCCGCCAGGCATTCGGGATGGGCGCTGACATAAGCCAAGGTGGGCTGGAAACGCACCGTCAAATTCACCTGGACCTGGCACACGCCGCCCAGCTCTCGCGCCAGAGGCGTCACCCGCCAATCTTCGATGGGCAGATCGTAAACCCGATGGAAGAAGCGCTGGCGGAAATGCTGGGGACGCAAGAAGAGCTTGCGGTACGGACCGATCCGCGCCACCACCGCCTGGCTGCCGGCGACGAAACCGGCGTCCCAGGCCTCGTCCTGATGCAGGTCGAAGTCATCCATAGACTTTCTTCGCTACCAGTTGCCGTAGGCGCAGCTCGCCTTCCGCCGGGCTTTCGTCCGGCGGCTGCATGCGCATGCGCTCGGCCATGACGGGGTAAAGGTTGGGGGCGAACTCCACGCGGCGGTCGTTCACTTTGCGCAAATAACCGCGATTCAGCAGCATGGCGACGACAAACATGCGGTTCCAGTCGGAAAACCGCCGCGCCCGCTCCAGCTCGGTTTTTTCGATGAGGATTTCCAATTCGTCGTCG
This window harbors:
- a CDS encoding DUF488 domain-containing protein, which codes for MVVRVVRLGDKRAEGEGMRIGTVRHPPRGVPKSEFAAQNWYDVWFPNLAPAAATIKLARDAKTPAQWAAFFKQYRSEMATPENRHAIALLAALSHQTHFSVGCYCEDEARCHRSVLRELLAEQGARLEPPAP